Proteins from a single region of Acidianus ambivalens:
- a CDS encoding 50S ribosomal protein L3, giving the protein MGHRKLASPRRGSSGFRPRKRAEELLPTPRSWPRISSSNPILLGFVGYKVGMTHVYYINDIKGSSEYGKEVFTPVTVIEAPPIIPIALRAYILGSKGEPEVLTDYWTPELPQEITRKIKSLKVNKDKLNGFLDKIKSNLNNILYLRAIISTQPKLVPALGKKKPEIVEIQVGGGDTSAQLNYLLNILGKPVNVTDIFKEGQLVDIIGVTKGKGFQGVIKRYSVMELPRWHKHRKGSRKVGTKGPSLGTPSYVPQPGQLGFHRRTEYNKRILKISTNPQEINPAGGFVKYGLVKNPYILIQGSTIGVRKRPLFLRYPIRPYEVPAEAPKITYIDLSSKQG; this is encoded by the coding sequence TTGGGTCACCGAAAATTAGCGTCGCCAAGAAGAGGTTCATCTGGATTTAGACCTAGGAAAAGAGCCGAGGAATTACTTCCTACTCCTAGGTCTTGGCCTAGGATAAGCTCTTCTAATCCCATACTCCTTGGTTTTGTAGGATATAAGGTAGGCATGACTCATGTTTATTATATTAATGATATTAAGGGATCTTCAGAGTATGGAAAAGAGGTATTTACCCCGGTCACCGTTATAGAGGCACCTCCAATAATTCCTATTGCTTTAAGAGCATATATACTAGGAAGTAAAGGAGAGCCAGAAGTACTTACAGATTATTGGACTCCAGAATTACCTCAAGAGATAACTAGGAAGATAAAGTCTTTAAAAGTAAATAAGGACAAATTAAATGGATTCTTAGATAAGATAAAGTCTAACCTTAATAATATCTTATATCTAAGGGCAATAATTTCAACGCAACCTAAGCTAGTTCCTGCACTTGGAAAGAAGAAACCAGAGATTGTGGAGATACAAGTAGGTGGAGGAGATACTTCTGCGCAATTGAATTATTTGCTTAATATTTTAGGTAAGCCAGTTAATGTTACTGACATATTTAAGGAGGGACAACTAGTTGACATAATAGGAGTTACAAAAGGAAAAGGATTCCAAGGAGTTATAAAGAGATATAGCGTTATGGAATTACCTAGATGGCATAAACATAGAAAAGGTAGTAGAAAAGTAGGTACTAAAGGGCCCTCTTTGGGTACTCCTAGCTATGTTCCGCAACCTGGTCAATTAGGTTTTCATAGGAGGACAGAATATAATAAAAGAATATTAAAAATATCCACTAATCCACAAGAAATTAATCCTGCAGGAGGATTCGTAAAATATGGATTAGTAAAGAATCCTTATATACTGATTCAAGGTTCTACTATAGGGGTAAGAAAAAGACCATTATTCTTAAGATACCCTATAAGACCTTATGAAGTTCCTGCAGAAGCTCCCAAGATTACGTATATAGATTTAAGTAGTAAACAAGGGTGA
- the rpl4p gene encoding 50S ribosomal protein L4 yields MYIQLQQKKADVIDLEGKKLKEIDLPLIFSYPVRKDLINRAFRSSFTKSLQPKGRDPMAGKRTTARSFGINLGLARVPRIRGSGEAALAPNTVGGRLAFPPSPMEKIVEEINKKEMRLAIISAISATAIKDLVKRRGHRLPDGLSLPIIVTDDLEKLSKSKDIIEFIEKLGLEDELERCKTKKIRAGKGKMRGRRYKIPKGLLFVIKDEKSPVIKAIRNIQGFDVITAKELSVIHLAPGGHPGRLTIFTEGAIQVLNERFGGELK; encoded by the coding sequence ATGTATATACAACTTCAACAGAAAAAAGCAGACGTAATTGATTTAGAAGGTAAGAAATTAAAGGAAATAGACTTACCGTTAATTTTTAGCTATCCCGTAAGGAAAGACCTAATTAATAGGGCCTTTAGGTCTTCATTTACTAAGTCTTTGCAACCTAAAGGAAGAGATCCTATGGCAGGTAAAAGAACTACTGCAAGAAGCTTTGGAATTAATTTAGGACTAGCAAGAGTACCTAGAATAAGAGGAAGTGGAGAAGCAGCTTTAGCTCCCAACACTGTAGGGGGCAGACTAGCTTTTCCGCCTTCTCCTATGGAGAAGATAGTTGAAGAGATTAATAAAAAGGAGATGAGACTTGCTATAATTAGTGCCATCTCAGCTACAGCTATTAAAGATCTAGTTAAAAGAAGAGGTCATAGATTACCAGATGGACTTTCTTTGCCTATCATAGTTACTGATGACCTGGAGAAGTTATCTAAATCTAAGGATATAATAGAATTTATTGAAAAATTAGGATTAGAAGATGAGTTGGAAAGATGCAAAACTAAAAAGATTAGAGCAGGTAAGGGTAAGATGAGAGGTAGGAGATATAAAATACCTAAAGGTCTACTATTTGTAATAAAGGACGAAAAATCTCCAGTTATTAAAGCCATAAGAAACATACAAGGTTTCGATGTAATAACTGCTAAAGAACTTAGTGTTATACATTTAGCTCCAGGAGGACATCCGGGTAGACTTACAATATTTACAGAAGGTGCTATACAAGTTTTAAATGAAAGATTTGGAGGTGAACTTAAATGA
- a CDS encoding 50S ribosomal protein L23 — MKIKEVLATEKATKLIDSENTIVIIVDRNATKSEIKKEIEKALNVKVVKVNTLITPTGDKKAYVKLSPEYKASDVAQKLGLL, encoded by the coding sequence ATGAAAATAAAAGAAGTTTTAGCTACTGAAAAAGCAACAAAGCTAATCGATTCTGAGAACACTATAGTTATTATAGTCGATAGAAACGCAACAAAATCAGAAATAAAGAAGGAAATAGAAAAAGCACTAAATGTAAAAGTAGTTAAAGTTAATACATTAATCACACCAACCGGTGATAAGAAAGCATATGTTAAATTAAGTCCAGAATATAAAGCATCAGACGTGGCACAGAAATTAGGATTATTATGA
- a CDS encoding 50S ribosomal protein L2: MGKSLLQQRAGRGNINFRNPGWLRVGKVRYPKIEGNHVGKVIDILHNPGMLAPVAKVKLDTGDVFYMQAVQGMTVGQKIEIGSNVNPATGNIVEVGNLPEGAIICNVEEHYGDGGRYARAAGSYATVIGKSGDRVLIRLPSGKIKEVLSNARATVGMVAGGGVYDKPMLKAGNVYWKYKVKATKWPIVKGVAMNAVDHPHGGGLHTSVSRPSTVSRNAPPGRKVGHIAARRTGRKERK; this comes from the coding sequence TTGGGTAAAAGTTTACTTCAACAAAGAGCTGGAAGAGGTAATATAAACTTTAGGAATCCAGGATGGCTAAGAGTAGGTAAAGTTAGGTATCCAAAAATAGAAGGTAATCACGTAGGTAAAGTAATTGATATTCTGCATAACCCTGGAATGCTAGCCCCTGTAGCTAAGGTAAAATTAGATACTGGAGATGTCTTCTATATGCAAGCAGTACAAGGGATGACAGTAGGGCAGAAAATAGAAATAGGCAGTAATGTGAATCCTGCGACTGGAAATATTGTAGAAGTAGGTAATTTGCCAGAAGGAGCAATAATATGTAACGTAGAAGAGCATTATGGAGATGGAGGAAGATATGCTAGAGCTGCTGGATCTTATGCTACAGTAATAGGTAAAAGTGGAGATAGGGTTCTTATTAGGCTACCATCAGGAAAAATAAAGGAAGTATTAAGTAATGCTAGAGCCACGGTAGGCATGGTCGCTGGTGGAGGAGTATATGATAAACCTATGTTAAAAGCAGGAAACGTTTACTGGAAGTATAAAGTAAAAGCTACCAAGTGGCCAATAGTTAAGGGAGTAGCTATGAACGCTGTAGATCATCCACATGGAGGTGGTCTTCACACTAGCGTAAGCAGACCTAGTACCGTTTCAAGAAATGCGCCGCCTGGAAGAAAAGTTGGGCATATAGCTGCAAGAAGAACTGGGAGGAAAGAGAGGAAGTGA
- a CDS encoding 30S ribosomal protein S19, translating into MSEFPAEWQKFKYRGKSLDELINMPMDEFVKLLPSRQRRSLTRGFTPQQRRLLEKIRKMRREGKLTKTIKTHVRDLVILPEMVGLKFGVYNGKEFVEFQVVPEMIGHYLGEFAITTKKVEHGEPGLKATRSSLFLAMKG; encoded by the coding sequence ATGTCAGAATTTCCGGCTGAATGGCAAAAGTTTAAGTATAGAGGTAAGAGTTTAGATGAACTAATAAACATGCCCATGGATGAATTTGTTAAACTTTTGCCTTCCAGGCAAAGAAGATCTCTTACTAGAGGGTTTACTCCCCAACAGAGAAGATTACTTGAGAAAATTAGGAAAATGAGGAGAGAAGGAAAATTAACTAAAACAATAAAGACTCATGTAAGAGATTTGGTCATCCTTCCAGAGATGGTTGGCTTAAAATTTGGTGTATATAATGGTAAGGAATTCGTTGAGTTCCAAGTAGTTCCAGAGATGATAGGGCATTATTTAGGAGAATTTGCTATAACTACAAAGAAAGTAGAGCACGGTGAACCTGGCCTGAAGGCTACGAGATCAAGCCTATTCTTAGCTATGAAGGGATGA
- a CDS encoding 50S ribosomal protein L22 — MASWTYPQLSIDETKLGKAVVKDAPVSIRDLYNVCKAIRGMKVKEARDFLDRVLKHQEALPFWRYSHGSSHKSNISSRWGIKNGRYPVKAIKYVLKALDNAEANAVAKGLDPDNLKIIHIAAHKSFTLKRFMPRAFGRATAKYRRTSHIEVIVGEV; from the coding sequence ATGGCTAGTTGGACATACCCTCAATTATCTATAGATGAGACAAAGTTAGGTAAGGCTGTAGTTAAAGATGCACCAGTATCTATTAGAGATCTATATAACGTATGTAAGGCAATAAGAGGTATGAAAGTTAAGGAGGCCAGAGATTTCTTGGATAGAGTGTTAAAACATCAAGAAGCTTTGCCATTTTGGAGATATTCGCATGGCTCTTCTCACAAGTCCAATATTTCATCAAGGTGGGGTATTAAAAACGGAAGATATCCAGTTAAGGCCATAAAATACGTATTAAAAGCCTTAGACAATGCAGAAGCTAACGCTGTGGCAAAAGGATTAGATCCAGATAACCTAAAGATCATTCATATAGCTGCTCATAAGTCGTTTACTTTAAAGAGATTTATGCCGAGAGCGTTTGGAAGAGCTACAGCAAAATATAGAAGAACATCACATATTGAAGTTATAGTAGGTGAGGTATGA
- a CDS encoding 30S ribosomal protein S3, translated as MVNIKQYFLQKSMTKVMLDEYLAKQFYNAEYAGVDIIKTPMGTRIIIYAGRPAMIIGKGGKTIKQLAQVFEKFFNLENPQITVTNVDNPELNARVMAFRLAVALEKGYHFRRAAFITIRRIMNAGALGAEVVVSGKITSERAKYEKLKEGTVYKTGNSLETMIDRAVAIATLKPGIYGVEIIIAKPLRPVDKISFKETPAPSAGEVTVTNVKIIDENTGGAQNAAGS; from the coding sequence ATGGTAAATATAAAACAATACTTTCTGCAAAAATCGATGACTAAAGTAATGCTAGATGAATATTTGGCTAAACAATTCTATAATGCTGAATATGCGGGCGTTGACATAATAAAAACTCCTATGGGAACTAGAATTATTATATATGCAGGTAGGCCTGCAATGATAATAGGCAAAGGTGGAAAGACTATAAAACAATTAGCTCAAGTTTTCGAAAAGTTCTTCAATTTAGAGAATCCGCAGATAACGGTAACCAATGTTGATAATCCAGAGCTAAATGCCAGAGTAATGGCTTTTAGGCTTGCTGTAGCTTTAGAGAAAGGATATCATTTTAGGAGAGCGGCTTTTATAACTATCAGGAGAATAATGAATGCTGGAGCATTAGGTGCAGAAGTAGTAGTAAGTGGCAAGATTACTTCTGAGAGAGCTAAATATGAGAAATTAAAAGAAGGTACTGTATATAAGACTGGAAATAGTCTAGAGACCATGATAGACAGAGCAGTAGCAATAGCTACATTAAAACCAGGAATCTACGGTGTAGAAATAATTATTGCAAAGCCTTTAAGGCCCGTGGATAAGATTTCCTTTAAGGAAACTCCAGCTCCTTCTGCAGGTGAGGTCACTGTAACAAACGTTAAGATTATAGATGAAAATACTGGAGGTGCACAGAATGCCGCTGGATCCTGA
- the rpmC gene encoding 50S ribosomal protein L29 translates to MPLDPEELRKMDIKDLYKKLEEYNAELLKYRAESRMGTLKNTSAIRNVRKDIARILTIISEKKRSKKNEKTT, encoded by the coding sequence ATGCCGCTGGATCCTGAAGAGCTAAGAAAGATGGACATAAAAGATTTGTACAAGAAATTGGAAGAGTATAATGCTGAGTTACTAAAATATAGAGCTGAAAGTAGAATGGGTACGCTAAAGAACACGTCTGCGATAAGGAATGTGAGAAAAGATATAGCAAGGATCTTGACTATAATTTCAGAGAAAAAGAGAAGTAAAAAGAATGAAAAGACCACTTGA
- a CDS encoding ribonuclease P protein subunit has protein sequence MKRPLDLIGLKVKVLSHSNPFFIGLSGVIVFESSKFLYIKSSKGKVLMVYKADGIFEIDFKGSHQIMHGYKLMGNIVKRLKKRWTK, from the coding sequence ATGAAAAGACCACTTGATCTTATAGGTTTGAAAGTTAAGGTTTTATCGCATTCTAATCCATTTTTTATAGGGCTTTCTGGAGTTATTGTTTTTGAGTCGTCTAAGTTTTTATATATTAAGTCTTCTAAAGGTAAGGTCTTAATGGTGTACAAAGCAGATGGTATATTTGAGATAGATTTTAAAGGAAGTCATCAGATTATGCATGGTTATAAGTTAATGGGTAATATTGTTAAAAGGTTAAAGAAAAGGTGGACAAAATGA
- a CDS encoding 30S ribosomal protein S17 translates to MSQAKNVGIVGVKAPEKVCNDKNCPFHGNLRVRGMIFEGKLIKFRANKTGVFERVYLYYNSKYKRYERRRSRIRVHIPPCLDVKEGDNVIIGECRPIAKSVSFVVLGKVSS, encoded by the coding sequence ATGAGTCAAGCTAAAAATGTTGGAATAGTAGGGGTAAAAGCTCCAGAAAAAGTATGTAATGACAAGAATTGTCCATTTCATGGAAATCTTAGAGTAAGAGGTATGATATTTGAAGGAAAATTAATCAAATTTAGAGCAAATAAAACTGGAGTTTTTGAAAGAGTTTACTTGTACTATAATAGTAAATATAAGAGATATGAAAGAAGAAGAAGCAGAATAAGAGTTCATATTCCTCCATGCTTAGATGTAAAAGAAGGAGATAATGTTATAATTGGGGAATGTAGACCAATAGCTAAATCTGTATCATTTGTAGTATTGGGGAAGGTGAGTAGTTAA
- a CDS encoding 50S ribosomal protein L14, whose protein sequence is MSEKLQVLGSRKALTPGLQHYSRVVVADNSGAKEAMIIGVFGYRGVLRRVPFANIADLVVVSVKKGTPEVRKQKFRAVIIRQRMPFRRPDGTWVAFEDNAVVIVNPDGTPKGTEIRGPIAREAAERWPKVASLATMVV, encoded by the coding sequence ATGTCAGAAAAATTACAAGTTTTGGGTTCAAGAAAAGCATTAACTCCTGGTTTACAGCACTATTCTAGGGTAGTTGTAGCTGATAATAGTGGAGCAAAAGAAGCCATGATAATAGGAGTATTTGGATATAGAGGAGTTTTAAGAAGAGTGCCTTTTGCTAATATTGCGGATTTAGTAGTAGTATCTGTAAAGAAAGGCACTCCTGAAGTAAGAAAACAGAAATTCCGTGCAGTTATAATAAGGCAAAGAATGCCTTTTAGAAGGCCAGATGGCACGTGGGTAGCTTTTGAAGATAATGCCGTAGTTATAGTAAATCCTGATGGTACGCCAAAAGGTACTGAGATTAGAGGACCTATAGCAAGAGAAGCTGCAGAACGTTGGCCAAAAGTAGCAAGCTTAGCTACTATGGTTGTATGA
- the rplX gene encoding 50S ribosomal protein L24: MTSSKPAKQRKMLFNAPYHLRRKMLTAMVSEEITKEYGIKRIEVKKGDTVKVMRGDNVGFEGKVAQVNTKTGRIAIEGLTRKKADGTPVYIWIHASKVMITKLDLSDNKRKASIERKVKQVSK; the protein is encoded by the coding sequence ATGACATCTTCTAAACCTGCTAAGCAAAGAAAAATGCTATTTAATGCACCTTATCATTTAAGGAGAAAGATGCTTACTGCAATGGTTTCAGAAGAAATTACCAAAGAGTATGGAATAAAGAGAATAGAAGTTAAGAAAGGAGATACAGTAAAAGTCATGAGAGGAGATAACGTAGGATTTGAAGGAAAAGTCGCACAAGTAAACACTAAAACTGGAAGGATTGCTATAGAAGGGCTAACAAGGAAAAAAGCTGACGGAACGCCAGTCTATATTTGGATTCATGCATCTAAAGTTATGATAACTAAGTTAGATTTATCAGACAATAAAAGGAAAGCTTCAATAGAAAGGAAAGTTAAGCAGGTGAGTAAGTGA
- a CDS encoding 30S ribosomal protein S4e, whose translation MPHITRFEAPWFLKISKKEYKWTVRANPGPHPLSKSIPLSLILRDYLKVAATLSEAKKVISEGKVYVDGIIRKDYRFPVGLMDIISIPSAGLYYVMFPDKSRYISPKQISEAEAKYKLVRIMNKTMVKGDKLQLNLEDGRNILVNKEDSSKYPTLSTLKIEIPSQNIISVYPLVENMYGIIIGGKNTGLHGKIVKIQRAQYKTRKYSIVTIQKDNESYETNLLNTMVIGEQNPEIKVE comes from the coding sequence ATGCCTCACATTACAAGATTTGAAGCTCCTTGGTTCTTAAAAATAAGTAAAAAAGAATACAAGTGGACTGTCAGAGCTAATCCTGGTCCTCATCCATTATCAAAAAGTATACCACTAAGTTTAATATTAAGGGATTACTTGAAGGTAGCTGCAACATTATCTGAGGCAAAGAAAGTAATATCTGAAGGTAAAGTCTATGTTGATGGAATTATAAGGAAAGATTATAGGTTCCCAGTAGGATTAATGGACATTATATCTATACCAAGTGCTGGATTATATTATGTCATGTTTCCTGATAAATCAAGGTATATTTCTCCTAAACAAATTAGCGAAGCAGAGGCTAAGTATAAGCTAGTTAGAATTATGAACAAGACTATGGTAAAAGGTGATAAATTACAATTAAATTTGGAAGATGGTAGGAATATATTAGTAAATAAGGAGGATTCTTCAAAGTATCCTACTCTTAGCACTTTGAAGATTGAAATTCCTTCACAAAATATAATCTCTGTATATCCTTTAGTAGAGAATATGTACGGAATAATAATTGGTGGAAAGAATACTGGCTTACATGGTAAAATTGTAAAGATTCAAAGAGCACAATATAAGACTAGAAAGTATTCTATAGTGACAATACAAAAAGATAATGAAAGTTATGAAACTAATTTATTAAATACAATGGTTATTGGAGAACAAAATCCTGAAATAAAGGTTGAGTAA
- a CDS encoding 50S ribosomal protein L5: MSQETVQVKKENPMRKIKIAKVTVNIGLGESGERLEKAYHLLEELTGAKPVYTRAKKSIKEFGVRKGQLIGVKVTLRGQKGIEFLKRVLQAVGYKLKAESFDDYGNVSFGIAEHVIIPGTKYDPEVGVFGMDIAITLERPGYRVARRKRKTARIPKRHRISKEEAIKFLTETLGIVVV; encoded by the coding sequence ATGTCTCAAGAAACAGTTCAAGTTAAAAAGGAAAATCCGATGAGGAAAATAAAAATAGCTAAGGTGACAGTCAACATTGGTTTAGGAGAGTCTGGAGAAAGATTAGAGAAGGCTTATCATTTGTTAGAAGAATTAACTGGAGCTAAGCCAGTGTATACTCGTGCTAAAAAATCAATAAAGGAATTCGGAGTCAGAAAAGGCCAGTTAATAGGAGTAAAAGTAACCCTAAGAGGTCAGAAAGGAATAGAATTCCTTAAGCGTGTTTTACAAGCAGTTGGATATAAATTAAAAGCTGAAAGTTTTGATGATTATGGCAATGTTAGTTTTGGTATAGCAGAACACGTTATTATTCCAGGGACAAAATATGATCCAGAAGTTGGAGTATTTGGAATGGATATTGCAATAACATTAGAAAGGCCAGGATATAGAGTAGCAAGAAGGAAAAGAAAAACTGCCAGAATTCCTAAGAGACATAGGATTTCTAAAGAAGAGGCGATAAAGTTTTTAACAGAGACACTAGGTATTGTGGTTGTTTAA
- a CDS encoding 30S ribosomal protein S14: MGKYKPPAERKHGKGVQACRRCGSTDSVIQKYGIYLCRQCFREVAYELGFKKLR; this comes from the coding sequence ATGGGCAAATACAAGCCTCCTGCAGAGAGAAAGCACGGAAAAGGAGTTCAAGCTTGTAGGCGTTGTGGTAGCACAGATTCTGTCATTCAAAAATACGGAATTTACCTTTGTAGGCAATGTTTTAGAGAAGTTGCTTATGAATTAGGTTTTAAGAAATTGAGGTGA
- a CDS encoding 30S ribosomal protein S8, whose product MTVINPLANALVTIYNNEVRRNKQAIIMPSSKLIINVLRVMQKEGYIGEFEYIDDGRWGKVVVQLLGRINKCGPITPRYSLKYRDMINLPQHIRTYLPSKEIGVILVSTSKGVMTHKEAARQRLGGVALGYVY is encoded by the coding sequence GTGACTGTAATTAATCCTTTGGCTAATGCATTAGTAACTATTTATAACAACGAGGTTAGGAGAAATAAACAGGCAATAATAATGCCTTCATCTAAGCTAATCATAAACGTACTTAGAGTTATGCAAAAGGAAGGTTACATAGGAGAATTTGAGTATATTGATGACGGTAGATGGGGTAAGGTCGTTGTCCAGTTATTAGGAAGAATAAATAAGTGCGGTCCAATAACACCTAGATACTCATTAAAGTATAGGGATATGATAAACCTACCACAACATATTAGAACATACTTGCCATCTAAGGAAATTGGAGTAATTCTCGTCTCTACGTCTAAAGGTGTAATGACTCATAAAGAAGCTGCTAGGCAAAGATTAGGAGGAGTTGCATTAGGTTACGTTTATTGA